From the genome of Bombus pascuorum chromosome 2, iyBomPasc1.1, whole genome shotgun sequence, one region includes:
- the LOC132904698 gene encoding deoxyhypusine hydroxylase, protein MLQVNENQISAIGRILNNQTRPLKERFRALFTLKNIGGAIAIQEINNCFNDKSVLLKHELAYCLGQMQDSRAIPVLIEILKDVTQEPMVRHEAGEALGAIGDPTVIPILEEYSKDCVPEVAETCELALCRLQWLKLNSHSTNLQKSPYMSVDPAPPTDITDVKKLKEILLNENVSLFERYRAMFSLRNICTPDSILALSEGLKAASALFKHEIAFVLGQLQKEIAIPHLEASLRNTSENEMVRHECAEALGSIATPYCFDILNEYLNDSKRVVRESCVIALDMCEYENSTEFQYADTLGKVTT, encoded by the exons ATGTTGCAAGTAAATGAGAATCAAATATCTGCAATTGGTCGTATCTTAAATAACCAAACTCGACcattaaaagaaagatttcgtgctttatttacgttaaaaaatatcggtGGAGCTATAGCTAttcaagaaattaataattgcttTAACGATAAATCAGTTTTGTTAAAGCACGAACTTGCATATTGTCTTGGTCAAATGCAAGATTCCCGTGCTATACCAGTTCttatagaaatattgaaagacGTTACACAAGAACCAATGGTCCGTCATGAGGCAG GCGAAGCTTTAGGTGCAATTGGAGATCCTACTGTAATACCAATATTGGAAGAATACAGCAAAGATTGTGTACCAGAGGTTGCAGAAACATGTGAATTAGCATTATGCAGATTGCAAtggttaaaattaaatagtcaTTCAACAAATTTGCAAAAAAGTCCTTATATGTCCGTGGACCCAGCACCACCAACAGATATTACTGATGTGAAGAAGTTAAAAGAGAttcttttaaatgaaaatgtttctttgTTTGAAAGATACAGAGCCATGTTCTCTTTGAGAAATATATGTACTCCAGACAGTATTCTTGCTCTTAGCgaag gtTTAAAAGCAGCCAGTGCTTTGTTCAAACATGAGATAGCTTTTGTTCTTGGACAACTTCAGAAAGAGATTGCTATTCCACATTTAGAAGCTTCTTTAAGGAACACAAGCGAAAATGAAATGGTGCGTCACGAATGTGCAGAAGCATTGGGTTCTATTGCTACTCCATAttgttttgatattttaaatgagTATTTAAACGACAGTAAAAGAGTTGTACGAGAAAGTTGTGTAATTGCATTGGACATGTGCGAGTATGAGAATAGTACAGAATTTCAATATGCAGATACGTTAGGGAAAGTTACTAcctaa
- the LOC132904709 gene encoding oxidized purine nucleoside triphosphate hydrolase-like — translation MSTKGVFSLVFIRKTMEILLGCKKRGFGKDKWNGFGGKVEPGESIFQGAVRELKEECGLSAQKLKKVGILEFEFEGNEGLLEVHVFETYEYCGDITETEEMRPKWYNLKDIPFKQMWPDDEYWFPYMLRGELFRGYFLYRGQDLILKYNIETMEELPALDHIS, via the exons ATGTCTACAAAAGGAGTTTTTTCGTTAGTCTTTATTAGAAAAacaatggaaattttattggGCTGCAAAAAACGAGGATTCGGAAAAGATAAATGGAACGGTTTTGGTGGTAAAGTGGAACCAGGAGAATCTATTTTTCAAGGAGCTGTGcg TGAATTAAAGGAAGAATGTGGTTTATCTgcacaaaaattaaaaaaagttggaattttagaatttgaatttgagGGAAATGAAGGTCTATTAGAAGTTCACGTTTTTGAAACATATGAGTATTGTGGAGATATAACAGAAACTGAag AAATGCGACCAAAATGGTATAATTTGAAAGATATTCCTTTCAAACAAATGTGGCCGGATGATGAATATTGGTTCCCTTACATGTTACGAGGGGAATTATTCAGAGGATATTTTTTGTACCGAGGTCAAGACCTAATTCTTAAGTATAACATTGAAACTATGGAAGAACTACCAGCATTAGATCATATCTCTTAA
- the LOC132904699 gene encoding uncharacterized protein LOC132904699 has product MGNFLNYKFAGLKLIKDCDAQLSVQDECEDFKKVKEIWLAVEKDTSHYGFAICTMLFKNHPQYVKYFEDESIPEFVQEAIIKKKFITICDIICALFISYYDKPSRRDYFLGYIAMVHKDMGLTFEDLTNFMSDLMEALISELPYLMTEEYVATQTKYSNNVIEIMIELMDNYVERMSQILRTRNGIRKCYVCKPDPESQTVYGFPLKYWIYGKRYWEYRKAMWASMEADLLTNSTDDTNASNFQRRSFHQKSMENNRLYRKKQIKPKTPKIAISSDSNTLLDQPRQSNAIYFKL; this is encoded by the exons ATGGGAAATTTCCTTAATTATAAGTTTGCTGGTTTAAAACTGATTAAAGATTGCGATGCGCAACTATCTGTTCAAGACGAATGCGAAGATTTcaagaaagtaaaagaaatttggTTGGCCGTGGAAAAGGATACGTCGCATTATGGATTTGCAATTTGTACTAT GCTTTTTAAAAATCACCCGCAATACGTGAAGTATTTCGAAGATGAATCAATTCCGGAATTCGTTCAAGAagctataattaaaaaaaaatttattactatatgCGACATCATATGTGCTCTgtttataagttattacgatAAACCATCTCGCAGAGATTATTTTCTTGGCTACATCGCAATGGTTCACAAGGACATGGGATTGACGTTCGAGGATCTCACA AACTTTATGTCAGATCTAATGGAAGCGTTAATTAGCGAGTTACCATACTTAATGACCGAGGAGTATGTTGCAACTCAGACAAAATATTCTAACAACGTAATTGAGATAATGATAGAACTTATGGACAATTATGTTGAAAGGATGTCACAAATACTACGTACGAGAAATGGAATAAGAAAA tgTTATGTGTGCAAACCTGATCCAGAGTCACAGACTGTATATGGTTTTCCATTGAAATATTGGATATATGGTAAACGATATTGGGAATATCGGAAAGCGATGTGGGCATCGATGGAAGCAGATCTGTTGACAAATTCGACGGATGATACTAATGCAAGCAATTTTCAAAGAAGAAGTTTTCATCAAAAGTCTATGGAAAACAACAGACTATATCgtaagaaacaaataaaaccgAAAACACCAAAAATAGCCATAAGTTCGGATAGCAACACGTTGTTGGATCAACCAAGACAAAGTAACGCAATATATTTCAAGTTATGA
- the LOC132904710 gene encoding small ribosomal subunit protein mS23 yields the protein MAQSRTERIGTIFTRITSLLRSDVLHPNNLPIWYEVYKAYPPKYEPIFSRKPSTMNIQKIFYEEDVIRAKFHKDVSLPIIDMKKDKITQTQIFFTIYDCLLQGGVKKEDAYKKALKSYKIIFQTQMLSASITTSSKEPSHRNIEHNKEQKT from the exons atgGCACAGAGTAGAACAGAAAGAATTGGAACAATATTTACaag aataacGTCACTGTTACGTTCAGATGTATTACATCCTAATAATTTACCAATATGGTATGAGGTATACAAAGCCTATCCTCCAAAATATGAACCAATTTTTAGTAGAAAACCATCAACAatgaatatacaaaaaatattttatgaggAAGATGTTATAAGAGC aaaatttcacAAAGATGTATCGCTACCTATTATAGATATGAAAAAAGATAAGATTACCCAAACTCAAAtcttttttactatttatgaTTGCTTATTACAG GGTGgtgttaaaaaagaagatgCGTATAAGAAAGCATTGAagagttataaaataatttttcagacTCAAATGTTATCAGCAAGTATCACCACATCATCAAAGGAACCATCACACAGAAATATTGAACAtaataaagaacaaaaaacataa
- the LOC132904684 gene encoding leucine-rich repeat serine/threonine-protein kinase 1 → MEDYTPIDEDFPGRLLHQAALWDNAELLEDLLRGEHAQYINSQDSWGRTPLHAAAITENSRCLDVLLSAGANPNIPCGPRGHYRTPLHICAEHGHSSNIEKLLKFDANLMIQDNNGERPLDVAEKAKQDVSINLLKSAAEKYELEKLAVHASLRAICIQGDVVAAKNLIQGHTSDLECIINMAPNGANTLLFIACEMGHKDIVRLLLDHGADCRMHPVTKYCPLYIACYNGKVEIVELLLRHFPKQVQSLTVEKWLPIHVATINGHHLVIDLLLKFEYPQTTYQRYKDSSGEYEYEMPFDINTQDVTGQNVLYISSMLGNIKIVELLLNYKVKARKIKEEDMGVAQPLPMSKRKISSGIQRLMSSLNFRSKAFDKKDDNMICPLILDLYCNNVTETALHAAVKGKHTEVVTALLLAGADPNLPVKVPYDQSDSESNYSSALIIACQQRDIKIADLLLKHSAVDNTCKAIKIAAQNRDEPLTAKLLSIKAYPDSEYKINKKAMTECTQTSHFSALSSFGNVTYSTLFPNTPTMINWHDQQCHLSQIRAQWLTDAVLHVNKKLSAKNNDLVLYAITRIDISLNSITSVPPIIFYLQSLRYLNMAQNKIDTLTAEPKSPKDKLCPVLEEMYLQDNRLEQLPEFIMNLPALEIMDVSNNKLQCLPDNLWRAPKLKELNASFNLLKILPSQVSQNISRKTQREDCLNNSPSSRSLASQLAISREDSLEFESFTKIANAQIIEMDRPHVWTKSVQVSEKVSDDNESGARSVLTSLNLAHNLFNSIPVALPCLAVNLVRLNMAYNSLRSMSHITSYPASLKQLDLSNNQISRWPSLPQVEGADLMEQANTACYCPATNVQSPIVPGSNRQTATSLRDVVLMSVCTHRRHLRLENLRTLILANNLLSRIQLTSIDDGEMPNLEEENVDRDTRITYSGSKLYLLFPNVSMLDVSNNKLKEIPQNIYELNNLSVLNISGNPEIIELPPQMGLLSRLWNLNTQGCRLQEPLKTMIESKKYKTMDVIGYLKSILEDAKPYARMKLMIVGIQGIGKTSLLEQLRQEGEVPNKKKAAEHWAKRMGNKNINAKTARGTTISTVGVDIGDWIYEKKVRGQSSHGPVYFRTWDFGGQREYYATHQYFLSKRSLYLVVWRIIDGFKGVSEIFQWLVNIQSRAPNSPVIIVGTHYDISYEHSEALQQYIRDKFINVVDAEKCGLPKVMETIEVSCKTKHNIKMLCNLIYDVVFSLRSPGSKELLLEQKVPASYLALEDVVIQLAHDRKLSGADPVLKADQYYTAVNNELQKLHRSFRDPAELHQATLFLHENGIILHYDDATLKDLYFLDPQWLCDMLAHVVTIREINPFARCGIMKLDDIQHVFKSSTISSIDTQGYIVSLLNKFEVALTWDYRTLLIPSLLPTEEDILRNNQIIKIPVKTRSWHIRSKKITSPMITFQNSTGESKSSTECVLTSRSQPDCSVTRLLLMSYFPSGFWSRLITRILADDAIVEIVMSFLAPFKDFVDDNIFISLLDTQAEWVLWQTGIELKYSNITLLRLKEVNYNLKNSPYDYRQFKFKLKQDGIWCTVDLKNSAILEIWFPVDTLVIKQPIMSDSAEEEPMGYQAIVVEPRPESMPQLLALIVDHIDILLEDWYPTLGTRFVHTSEGKLLVTRLIPCPRCLLNNGENENEISDTDRLTEDIQKYYINKERQSQDSYKSDGDSGVGYDSLTSSRMPSLEGHPDIIKQSTQFEGILAYSWMVEECILSAYSNKPISCPKHSDIPLSHVAPDIIFMDLGSKHLIKSEDVKLGKLLGRGAFGFVFKGVCRLPGTYHKVDVAIKMLQPVPPGPNSKQSAILAYKAAQSKWDRDPLQYACKAYCTARQELNILLTLRHTNIVPLIGIVVSPLALVLDLAPEGALDNVLKNYRRSGAKLDPYTLQAIILQVAKAVEYLHQQHVIYRDLKSENVLVWQMPLPFQDYPEHPVHVKVADYGISRLTLPTGAKGFGGTEGFMAPEIIKYNGEEEYTEKVDSFSFGMFIYELITLRQPFEGHEAVKECILEGGRPPLTYRETFHPCYALDLMVICWAQNPKDRPTASQIVSIASAPEFTHLIDVILLTERTQVTAITMTNRTIEENLSGDEIWFGHNNGEVDMLLGTQKGWLQHVRIETPIIPYAMCGVDGYIWIGDDIGQVHVYLGSNFGCVASYNLEPDHSMESKIVGLIYLEQIKQFAVALHSGKTFLLSNSFTQMKKMEITTDIQDNIKTYSLAAVYKKKRILELWVGQSFGKVSIYVLKDNSLIDTVQLSHVTGETAIKNLFATHLLSAENSVLSYTYPGCIVYQWDVDTRQIINKLDMSKLVPCSESLKSISIEENLSTEKCQVTALEACRNQLYIGTTWGCIVVAECNSLRPITVFRPFEGKVCQIISFKSTDEKKLVLATVGQGYRSLISRYTDFLIDSLDAEDLKHSMYTLLWRSEHWSAA, encoded by the coding sequence ATGGAAGATTATACTCCTATTGATGAAGATTTTCCTGGTCGTCTGCTACACCAAGCTGCTTTGTGGGATAATGCAGAATTATTAGAAGATCTTCTAAGAGGGGAGCATGCACAGTATATAAATAGTCAAGATTCATGGGGTAGAACACCATTACATGCTGCAGCTATTACTGAAAATTCAAGGTGTTTGGATGTATTACTGTCTGCAGGGGCAAATCCAAATATTCCATGTGGACCACGGGGTCATTACCGGACACCGTTACATATTTGTGCAGAACATGGACATAGTTCCAACATTGaaaaacttttaaaattcGATGCAAATCTAATGATCCAAGACAATAATGGTGAAAGACCATTAGATGTGGCTGAGAAAGCTAAGCAAGATGTCAGCATAAATTTGCTCAAATCGGCAGCTGAAAAGTATGAATTGGAAAAACTTGCAGTACATGCTTCTTTGCGTGCAATCTGTATTCAAGGAGATGTTGTAGCAGCTAAAAATCTTATTCAAGGACATACTTCAGATTTGGAATGCATTATCAACATGGCACCAAATGGTGCAAATACTCTACTTTTTATAGCTTGCGAGATGGGTCACAAAGATATAGTTCGTTTGCTTCTGGATCATGGTGCAGATTGCAGAATGCATCCTGTTACCAAATATTGTCCATTATATATAGCTTGTTACAATGGTAAAGTAGAAATAGTGGAATTGCTTCTCCGACACTTTCCTAAACAAGTACAATCTTTAACTGTGGAGAAATGGTTACCAATTCATGTGGCAACTATAAATGGTCATCATTTAGTTATTGATTTActattgaaatttgaatatccACAAACTACGTATCAACGCTATAAAGACTCATCCGGAGAGTATGAATACGAAATGCCATTTGATATCAATACTCAGGACGTTACGGGACAAAATGTTCTTTATATATCTAGTATGCTTGGAAACATAAAAATCGTAGAATTACtactaaattataaagtaaaagcaagaaaaatcaaagaagaagatatGGGGGTGGCGCAGCCACTCCCGATGTCTAAAAGAAAGATTTCGAGCGGTATACAAAGATTGATGTCTAGTTTAAATTTTAGAAGCAAAGCGTTCGATAAAAAGGATGACAATATGATATGTCCATTAATCTTAGATTTGTATTGCAACAATGTTACCGAAACTGCTTTACATGCGGCTGTAAAAGGCAAGCACACAGAAGTCGTTACCGCTTTATTATTGGCAGGTGCCGATCCTAATTTGCCTGTAAAAGTTCCTTACGATCAGAGTGATTCAGAGAGTAATTACTCTAGCGCGTTAATTATAGCTTGTCAACAGCGTGACATAAAAATTGCAGATCTTTTACTGAAGCACAGTGCTGTAGATAATACATGCAAAGCAATCAAAATCGCCGCACAAAACAGAGACGAACCTCTTACGGCAAAACTTTTATCTATAAAAGCTTACCCTGATTCagaatacaaaattaacaaaaaggCTATGACCGAATGTACCCAAACTTCTCACTTTTCTGCACTATCCTCTTTTGGAAACGTAACGTATTCGACGCTATTTCCAAATACACCAACGATGATTAATTGGCATGATCAACAATGTCATCTTTCACAAATACGTGCTCAGTGGTTGACAGATGCCGTATTACACGTAAATAAAAAGCTGAGTGCTAAAAATAACGATTTGGTGTTATATGCTATCACAAGGATAGATATCTCTCTTAATTCTATCACTTCCGTACCAcctatcatattttatttacaaagcCTGCGATACCTCAATATGgctcaaaataaaatagacactCTTACAGCTGAACCAAAAAGTCCTAAAGACAAATTGTGTCCAGTTTTGGAAGAGATGTATCTTCAAGACAATCGATTGGAACAATTGCCGGAATTCATAATGAATTTACCTGCATTGGAGATCATGGATGTTTCAAACAATAAATTGCAGTGTCTTCCAGATAATTTATGGCGAGCACCGAAATTAAAGGAATTGAACGCGTCGTTTAATCTGTTGAAGATTTTACCTAGTCAAGTTTcgcaaaatatttcacgaaaaaCACAAAGGGAGGATTGTTTAAACAATAGTCCTAGCAGTCGAAGTTTAGCATCGCAATTGGCTATATCACGTGAAGATTCCTTGGAGTTTGAGTCATTCACTAAAATAGCAAATGCACAAATTATCGAGATGGATCGCCCTCATGTTTGGACTAAATCCGTTCAAGTATCGGAAAAGGTTTCAGACGATAATGAAAGTGGAGCAAGGTCGGTGCTTACATCCCTGAACTTGGcgcataatttatttaatagtattcCAGTAGCTTTGCCATGCTTAGCTGTTAATCTAGTGAGATTAAATATGGCTTATAATTCTCTTCGATCTATGAGCCATATAACATCATATCCGGCGAGTTTAAAACAGTTAGACTTATCCAATAATCAAATCTCTCGATGGCCCAGTTTACCACAAGTGGAGGGTGCTGACTTGATGGAACAAGCAAATACTGCGTGTTATTGTCCCGCAACAAATGTACAGTCACCAATCGTTCCAGGCAGTAACAGACAAACGGCTACATCATTACGCGATGTAGTTCTCATGTCGGTTTGCACGCATAGACGTCACTTACGCTTAGAGAATTTAAGAACATTGATTCTTGCTAACAATCTGTTGAGTAGAATTCAATTAACATCGATCGATGACGGGGAAATGCCAAATTTAGAAGAGGAAAATGTAGACAGAGACACAAGAATCACTTATTCTGGCTCAAAATTGTATCTTCTGTTTCCTAATGTTAGTATGCTCGACGTTAGCAATaacaaattgaaagaaattccCCAGAACATTTACGAGCTTAATAATCTatctgttttaaatataagcGGTAATCCGGAAATCATCGAATTGCCACCACAAATGGGTCTGCTTTCCCGTTTgtggaatttaaatactcaagGTTGTAGATTGCAAGAACCTTTGAAAACAATGATCGAgtcgaaaaaatataaaacaatggACGTGATTGGgtatttaaaatcaattttagaGGACGCTAAACCGTATGCACGCATGAAGTTAATGATCGTAGGAATTCAAGGTATCGGTAAAACTAGCTTATTGGAACAGTTGAGACAAGAGGGTGAagttccaaataaaaaaaaagctgcAGAACACTGGGCAAAACGAATgggtaataaaaatattaacgcGAAGACTGCCAGAGGAACAACGATATCTACCGTTGGCGTTGATATAGGAGACTggatttatgaaaaaaaagtGAGAGGTCAATCATCCCATGGCCCAGTTTATTTTAGAACGTGGGATTTTGGTGGCCAGAGAGAATACTATGCAACACATCAATACTTTTTATCTAAACGAAGTCTATATTTGGTTGTATGGAGAATCATTGATGGTTTTAAAGGTGtatctgaaatatttcaatggttagtaaatattcaaagcaGAGCTCCGAATTCTCCAGTAATCATTGTTGGCACTCATTATGATATATCGTACGAGCATAGCGAGGCGTTACAACAATATATCCGTGATAAGTTTATAAACGTGGTTGACGCTGAAAAATGTGGCTTACCAAAAGTCATGGAGACAATTGAAGTGAGCTGTAAAACGAAacacaatataaaaatgctaTGTAATTTGATATACGATGTTGTATTTAGTTTAAGATCACCCGGAAGCAAAGAATTATTGCTTGAACAAAAAGTTCCTGCCAGTTATCTTGCCTTGGAAGATGTGGTAATACAGCTTGCACATGATAGGAAATTGTCTGGTGCAGATCCGGTCTTAAAAGCTGATCAGTATTACACAGCCGTTAATAACGAGCTTCAAAAATTGCATAGATCATTTAGAGATCCTGCTGAACTACATCAAGCAACACTTTTTCTTCATGAAAAtggtattattttacattatgatGACGCTACGTTAAAGGATTTATACTTTCTTGATCCACAGTGGCTTTGCGATATGTTAGCACATGTAGTAACAATACGTGAAATTAATCCTTTTGCCAGGTGTGGTATAATGAAATTAGACGATATTCAACATGTTTTTAAATCCTCTACGATATCGTCTATAGATACCCAAGGATATATCGTTAGCTTGTTAAATAAGTTTGAAGTTGCGTTAACTTGGGATTATCGTACTCTATTGATTCCTTCTTTATTGCCAACtgaagaagatattttaagaaataatcaaataatcaaaattcctgtaaaaacacgaagctggcacatACGTTCTAAAAAGATTACATCTCCGATGATAACATTTCAAAATTCTACTGGAGAAAGTAAATCAAGTACGGAATGTGTATTAACGTCTAGGTCACAACCAGATTGTTCTGTCACACGGCTGCTTTTAATGTCTTATTTTCCTAGTGGTTTTTGGTCGAGGCTCATAACTAGAATTTTAGCCGACGATGCTATTGTTGAGATTGTGATGTCATTTCTAGCGCCTTTCAAAGATTTCGTtgatgataatatttttataagctTGTTAGATACACAAGCTGAGTGGGTACTCTGGCAAACAGGGATAgagttaaaatattctaatattactTTACTACGCCTCAAAGAAGTCAATTATAACTTAAAGAATTCACCGTATGACTatagacaatttaaatttaaactgAAACAAGATGGAATATGGTGTACAGTAGATTTGAAGAATTcggcaattttagaaatttggtTTCCAGTTGATACTTTAGTGATAAAACAACCCATTATGTCAGACTCAGCCGAAGAAGAACCAATGGGCTATCAAGCAATTGTAGTAGAACCTCGACCAGAAAGTATGCCACAATTATTGGCGCTAATAGTCGAtcatattgatattttattagaagattGGTATCCTACATTAGGAACACGTTTTGTGCATACATCCGAGGGTAAACTATTAGTCACACGATTAATACCGTGTCCAcgttgtttattaaataatggagaaaacgaaaatgaaattagtGATACTGATCGTTTGACGGaagatattcaaaaatattatataaataaagaaagacaAAGTCAGGATAGTTATAAATCTGATGGCGATAGCGGTGTAGGATATGATAGCTTAACATCAAGCAGAATGCCATCTTTAGAGGGTCATCcagatattattaaacaaagcACTCAGTTTGAAGGTATTTTAGCATATTCCTGGATGGTTGAAGAATGCATTTTGTCTGCCTATAGTAATAAACCAATTAGTTGTCCTAAACACTCTGATATACCATTGTCACATGTAGCTccagatattatttttatggattTAGGATCGAAACACTTAATAAAATCAGAGGATGTTAAATTAGGGAAATTATTAGGTCGTGGAGCATTTGGATTTGTATTTAAAGGTGTCTGTCGCTTACCAGGAACTTATCACAAAGTTGATGTTGCCATTAAAATGTTGCAACCAGTTCCGCCAGGTCCAAATTCAAAACAATCTGCTATTCTTGCTTATAAAGCTGCACAAAGTAAATGGGATAGAGATCCTTTACAGTATGCTTGTAAAGCCTACTGTACTGCAAGacaagaattaaatattttgttgacACTCAGACATACAAATATTGTACCTCTAATTGGAATAGTGGTCAGTCCACTAGCACTAGTACTAGATTTGGCACCAGAAGGTGCATTAGACaatgtattgaaaaattacagaCGTTCTGGTGCTAAATTAGATCCATACACATTACAAGCTATAATTCTCCAAGTAGCAAAAGCAGTAGAATATCTTCATCAACAACATGTGATTTATAGAGacttaaaatcagaaaatgtTTTAGTTTGGCAGATGCCTTTGCCATTTCAAGATTACCCTGAACATCCTGTTCATGTTAAAGTAGCTGATTATGGTATATCCAGACTTACATTACCAACTGGTGCTAAAGGATTTGGAGGAACAGAAGGATTTATGGCAcctgaaattattaaatataacggCGAAGAAGAATATACTGAAAAAGttgattctttttcatttggaATGTTTATATATGAATTGATCACTTTAAGACAACCATTTGAGGGTCATGAAGCAGTTAAAGAATGTATTTTAGAAGGTGGAAGACCACCATTAACATACAGGGAAACATTTCATCCTTGTTATGCTCTTGATTTAATGGTTATATGTTGGGCTCAAAATCCAAAAGATAGACCTACTGCAAGTCAAATAGTTTCCATTGCATCAGCACCTGAATTTACGCATCTTATAGACGTCATATTATTAACAGAAAGAACTCAAGTAACTGCTATTACTATGACAAATAGAActatagaagaaaatttaagtGGAGATGAAATTTGGTTTGGACATAATAATGGTGAAGTTGATATGTTATTAGGAACACAGAAAGGTTGGTTACAACATGTTAGGATTGAGACTCCTATAATACCATATGCAATGTGTGGAGTAGATGGATACATATGGATTGGTGATGATATAGGGCAAGTGCATGTTTATTTAGGCAGTAATTTTGGTTGTGTTGCCAGTTATAATCTTGAACCTGATCATAGTATGGAATCTAAAATAGTAGGTCTAATTTATTTggaacaaataaaacaatttgcaGTAGCACTGCATAGCGGTAAGACATTTCTATTGTCAAATTCTTTCACACAAATGAAAAAGATGGAAATTACAACTGATATTCAAGATAATATAAAGACATATTCCTTGGCAGctgtttataaaaagaaacgaatattgGAGTTATGGGTGGGACAAAGTTTTGGTAAAGTAtcaatttatgttttaaaagACAACAGCTTAATAGATACAGTACAACTTTCTCATGTAACTGGGGAAACagctattaaaaatttatttgctaCACATTTATTGAGTGCTGAAAATTCTGTGTTATCATACACATATCCTGGATGTATTGTGTATCAATGGGATGTGGATACTaggcaaataataaataaattagatatgTCTAAATTAGTACCTTGTTCAGAAAGTTTAAAGTCCATTTctatagaagaaaatttatcaacagAAAAGTGCCAAGTAACAGCTTTGGAAGCTTGTAGGAATCAGTTATATATTGGTACTACTTGGGGATGTATTGTAGTAGCTGAATGTAACTCTCTTAGACCGATTACCGTTTTCAGACCTTTCGAAGGTAAAGTATGtcaaataatatcatttaaatcaacagatgaaaagaaattagtACTAGCAACTGTTGGCCAAGGTTACAGAAGTTTAATTTCACGATATACAGATTTTCTGATTGACAGTTTAGATGCAGAAGATCTTAAACATAGTATGTATACTCTCTTATGGAGATCTGAACATTGGTCAGCtgcttaa